The window TAACCCTGAATTTCTGCGGGAAGGATCGGCTGTCTATGATACTTTTAACCCCGATCGCATCGTCTTAGGCAGCAATAACGAAAAGGCGATCGCTCTGATGCAAGAACTCTATACCCCCATCGTAGAACGCAAAGTCGGCACAGATGCGTCCTTACCTCCGGTTCCCGTTGTGGTTACCGATCTCAGTTCTGCGGAGATGATTAAATACGCTGCGAACGCTTTCCTCGCCACTAAAATTAGCTTTATCAACGAAGTGGCAAATATTTGCGATAAAGTCGGTGCAGATGTTACCCAAGTGGCTAAAGGCATTGGACTCGATTCTCGAATTGGCAAGAAGTTTCTACAAGCTGGAATTGGTTGGGGTGGCTCCTGTTTCCCCAAAGATGTTTCTGCCTTAATTCATACTGCCGATGACTATAATTATGAAGCCGAACTGCTCAAAGCAGCCGTCACTGTCAATCAACGCCAACGGCTCATGGCAGTAGAAAAACTACAACAGGAACTGAAAATCCTCAAAGGTAAAACCATTGGATTCCTTGGACTTACATTCAAACCCGATACCGATGATATGCGGGATGCTCCAGCTCTAAACTTGATCGAACAACTCAGTCGCTTAGGAGCGAAACTCAAAGCCTACGATCCCATTATCTCTCAGTCGGGAATGCGTCATGGTCTCTCGGATGTGATTGTAGAAACTGATCCAGAAATGCTGGCTGATGGGTGTGATGCTTTGGTATTAGTCACCGATTGGCAGCAATTCTTGAACTTGGATTATGGCAAAATGGCCCAGAAAATGGCCCATCCTGTCATGATTGATGGTCGGAATTTCCTCGATCGCAAAACCCTAGAGGCTGCTGGCTTCCGTTATGTGGGAATTGGCCACTAATTTTTCTCGAGC is drawn from Roseofilum reptotaenium CS-1145 and contains these coding sequences:
- a CDS encoding UDP-glucose dehydrogenase family protein produces the protein MKVCVIGTGYVGLVTGVCLAECGHHVICIDNNEEKVKLMKSGQSPIYEPGLSELMQKSAQAGNLEFSSDLKAGVAHGDILFIAVGTPALPSGDSDTRYVEAVARGIGSHLRDGYKVIVNKSTVPIGSGDWVRMIVLDGMAERKKEEGLSEQEIKAEFDVVSNPEFLREGSAVYDTFNPDRIVLGSNNEKAIALMQELYTPIVERKVGTDASLPPVPVVVTDLSSAEMIKYAANAFLATKISFINEVANICDKVGADVTQVAKGIGLDSRIGKKFLQAGIGWGGSCFPKDVSALIHTADDYNYEAELLKAAVTVNQRQRLMAVEKLQQELKILKGKTIGFLGLTFKPDTDDMRDAPALNLIEQLSRLGAKLKAYDPIISQSGMRHGLSDVIVETDPEMLADGCDALVLVTDWQQFLNLDYGKMAQKMAHPVMIDGRNFLDRKTLEAAGFRYVGIGH